In the genome of Halobacterium noricense, one region contains:
- a CDS encoding PhzF family phenazine biosynthesis protein — protein MPTKMGARALLVDAFTDEPCAGNAAGVVPDADELTDGQMQAIAAELGASETAFVRESGDADRRIRYFTPTTEVDLCGHATIATHAHLFADGAIEAGEHTLETNVGVLDIEVEDDGTVWMTQNPREIREVDVTYERVAAATGLDEEALRGASDDLPLAVASTGLPFLVAPVTYLSDLGDASPNFDAVEALADEVGAAGVYAFSFDALAGESTLHGRAWVPGAGVDEDPVTGTASGATGAYLEHYAAFGGDVADEMGFEQGHFVDRPGRVRVRVQDGGAPKVGGTAVETLDGKLQVPPAETDDILEA, from the coding sequence ATGCCGACCAAAATGGGAGCGCGAGCGCTTCTCGTGGACGCGTTCACCGACGAGCCGTGCGCGGGGAACGCGGCTGGCGTGGTGCCGGATGCCGACGAGTTGACCGACGGCCAGATGCAGGCCATCGCCGCCGAACTCGGCGCGAGCGAGACGGCGTTCGTCCGCGAGAGTGGCGACGCCGACCGCCGGATTCGGTACTTCACGCCGACGACCGAGGTCGACCTCTGCGGGCACGCGACCATCGCGACGCACGCGCACCTGTTCGCGGACGGCGCCATCGAGGCAGGCGAGCACACGCTTGAGACGAACGTCGGCGTGCTCGATATCGAAGTCGAGGACGACGGGACGGTGTGGATGACGCAGAATCCGCGCGAGATTCGGGAAGTGGACGTGACCTACGAGCGCGTCGCGGCTGCGACGGGGCTGGACGAGGAAGCACTACGAGGCGCCAGCGACGACCTGCCGCTGGCGGTGGCTTCGACGGGGCTGCCGTTCCTCGTCGCGCCCGTGACGTACCTCTCGGACCTTGGCGACGCCAGTCCGAACTTCGACGCAGTCGAGGCGCTCGCCGACGAGGTGGGCGCGGCCGGCGTGTACGCGTTCTCGTTCGATGCGCTGGCCGGCGAGTCGACGCTCCACGGGCGTGCGTGGGTGCCGGGCGCGGGCGTCGACGAGGACCCCGTGACTGGAACGGCGAGCGGCGCGACGGGGGCGTACCTCGAACACTACGCGGCGTTCGGCGGCGATGTCGCCGACGAGATGGGCTTCGAGCAAGGGCACTTCGTCGACCGGCCGGGCCGCGTCCGAGTGCGGGTGCAGGATGGCGGCGCGCCGAAAGTCGGCGGGACGGCCGTCGAGACGCTCGACGGGAAGCTACAGGTGCCGCCGGCCGAGACCGACGACATCCTCGAAGCCTAG